GGTTTTTTATTTTCAGCCAGATCAAAACCAACCATTTACTTTCATTTAAGTTTTTAGTGTATTCCGGATTTACCGGTGATGGAACAGTCCCGTAGTACTTTTTTATTCGAAAGTTTGTTTTATGGCTTGTTTTTTGTTTCTTTTGTAAAAAACCCTTGGCCCTATGAGAAAACATATTCCTCTTTTATTAATGGTTGTTGCTATTTCGGTATTTCTTTCCCGGTGTGCTACCAGCAGCGTCGATTTTGTTACAAGCCAATATGATCAGGTAAAAAAAGAGAAAAGAATTCGTATGAGAATTACTTTTCCGTATGTACGAGAACGTTATACAACGTTTTATTCGTTGCAAAAAGATATCTTGAAAATCATTAAGGCCAATGGCGAGACGCAGTATCAGGTGTTTGACCGGCTGAATGTGAGTATAGACAGCTATCCTCTTAGTGATACCGTTTTTCTTATTGCCGATAATCAGGCTTATCCCATTGTTGTTCGTCACCGGAAAACAGAAATCTTTCACCATCCTGAAGTGGAAAAAAGCCAAGTTAGGAAAAACGATTCAACTACCGTTTCGGTAATTTCAGGGGTGAACGAAAAAGAATACAAAAGTATTCAGTTTCAATATCCGTTGACCCGGCAGGAAGTAAATGCCTTGCAACATGCCGATTCCGCATCGTTTCAGTACTATGCCAATCCGGATGTGTACAAGCTGAAGCTTTCGTACTATACGTTAAAACGGCTAAAGAAGTTTTTTGCCAAGCAATAACGGTAAACCAAAATTCTTTGGTTTAAAACTCCAGGTTTTGTGGTGTTCGTGGGAAAGGAATGACATCGCGGATGTTGCTCATTCCGGTTAAAAACAGAATAAGCCGTTCAAAACCCAATCCGAATCCCGAATGCGGAACCGAACCAAATTTTCTTGTTTCGAGATACCACCACATCGAAGATTCCGGAATGTTCAGTGCTTTAATACGGTCATACAGTTTGTTGTAGTCTTCTTCGCGTTGAGAGCCTCCGATGATCTCACCGATCTGAGGGAATAAAACATCCATGGCGCGGACGGTTTTCCCGTCTTCATTTTGTTTCATGTAAAAAGCCTTGATATCGGCCGGATAGTCGGTCAAAATTACCGGACGTTTGAAATGTTTTTCTACGAGATACCGTTCGTGTTCCGATTGCAAATCGGCTCCCCAGGCTTCGATGACATACTGAAATCTTTTTTTCTTATTGGGTTTCGAGTTCATCAAAATCCGGATAGCTTCGGTATAGGAGAGCCGGACAAAAGGTTCGGCAAGAATAAAGTTCAATTTTTCAATCAGCTCCATTGAACGTTCATTCTGTTTTTTGTTTTTTTCTTCCTCTTGCTGGCGTTTGCTTAAAAACTGCAAATCGTCCATACAGTGATCCAAGGCATAGCGAATGACATATTTCAGCATTTCTTCTGCCAGGTCCATGTTGTCGTCCAGGTCGTAAAAAGCCATTTCGGGCTCAATCATCCAAAACTCGGCAAGGTGCCGGGTGGTATTGGAATTTTCAGCCCGGAAAGTAGGGCCGAAGGTGTAGATTTTTGACAAAGCCAGTGCAGCCAGTTCTCCTTCGAGCTGACCGGAAACGGTAAGGTTGGCCGGTTTGCCGAAAAAGTCTTTTTTGTAGTCCACTTTGCCATCTTCGGTTTTGGGAACATTTTCCAGGTTAAGGGTGGTCACCTGAAACATTTCACCGGCTCCTTCAGCATCCGAGCCGGTAATAATAGGGGTGTGGATGTTGTAAAAATTCCGTTCGTTAAAAAATTGATGAATGGCAAAAATCATGGCATGCCGTATGCGGGCGATGGCGCTGAAAGTATTGGTACGAAAACGTAAATGGGCTTTTTCACGCAGAAACTCCAGACTGTGTTTCTTGGGTTGTAGCGGATATTCGTTAGGGTCAGCTTCCCCTAAAACGGTGATTTCTTTTGCCTGAATTTCCACTTTTTGCCCGCTTCCTAATGATTCGGCCAGTACGCCGTCCACAGAAAGAGCTGCTCCGGTGTGAATTCTTTCCAGGATTTTTTCAAAAACATCATTTACTTCCACCACAATTTGAACATTTTTAATGGTGGAGCCGTCGTTCAGGGCAATAAAGGCTACATTTTTACTGGCCCTTTTGGTGCGAACCCAGCCTTTAACGTTTACAATCTCTCCAAAATCAGTGCGTTCCAGCAGATATTTAATTTCTGTTCTTTTCACAATACATCCTTTTAAATGAATTTGCAAAAGAACTAAATTTCAGGGAAATGAAGAATGAAAAAGAAGATTTTTTGTTGGATTTGTCTCTTAAACCGTGAAAAAGCCTCCCGTTTATTGCAGCGCATGGAATACCATGAGCGGAATAGAAGTCTGAAAAAGAAATTTTTGCGTGACTCCCGGTGTGTAAAAACGGGTGATTAGGTTACGTTGACGGGTAGTCATTACCACTAAATCAATCTTTTTTTCTTTAATGAAATCTTCCAGCCCGAGTTGGGGGTCAAGACATTCGAGTAAACCACATTCCAGTTTTTCCACGTGTAAGGTTTCCTGCAGGAATTTTTTGAGTTTGTGCAGATAAACCTCTTCTGATTTTTCAATCTCTTCCGAAACATGAAGACAGAAAATTTTTGCCCCGAAAGGTTTGACAAAAGTACTCAGCTTGCTGAGTGCCCAGTAGTCTGAAGAATCCAAATCGGTAGCGTATAAAACTTTTTGGGGCGGTTTTAAATCATCCGATCGGTAATCTTTGGGGACGGCCAGAACGGGGACGGCAGCTTTTTTCATGATTTTGGCCGTTACACTGCCAAATGAACGAAATCTTTCCAGTTCGCTGCCGCGGGTGCCCATGATGACAACCCCCGGTTTGTAAATTTTGATATACGACAAAATATTACTGACGGTGCTGCCTTTTACCAAATCGTAAAAAACGTTGACTCCTTTTACATGGTGTTGTTTTAAAATCTTTTGCAACTTTTGAGAGAAAGCCTCCAGCTTTTCTGCGGTTTCTTTTTCCATCTCTTTTTCGGTATCATCAGGAAACAAAGGGAGACTGAAACTTTCAAATTGTGAAAAAGGAATGATTCCGGGATCGAAATAAACGTGCAAAAGCTGGATGTCTGCTTTCATTTTGGCGGCAATTTTCAGCGCGTAAAATGCAGCGTTCTCTGCGTGGAGAGTAAAATCAAAAGGAACCAGGATGCGCCGGGCGATGCGCATGAAATTGATGGCCGGTTGTTTTTCACTGCCGTAGGCTTTCAGAAAATCATCCCGAATGGAAAATGCTTTTGCGGCATCTTTGGAGCGGATGATGATTTCCACACCGCCGGGGCCCTCTTTTATCCGGTTTACATGGGTCATGAAACAGGCAATTTTTTCTTCTTCCAGCCTGGCACAAAGCAACTGGGCCCGCATGTAAGTAAGAGTAGCCAGTGTAATGAATTCTTTATTCATGGGTAAACCGGTAAAAAATCAGGTAAATATACTGAATTCCGCCGGAATTATCAAGCCGGATGGCATGATTTTGTGTCTTACGTCGTTAAAAATGACTAATTTTGCAGGCTCATTTTAAGAAGGTTATGAAAAAACGTAAAGAACGGTATTCCAAAGAAAAACAAACCGGACCATCAAAAAAAAGAACTTTTCGCAAAGTGTCGAAAAAGAACTTTCCGGCGGCGGAAAAAACAACGGAAGGAATCCGTTTGAATAAATATCTGGCCAATGCCGGTGTGGCTTCGCGGCGGGCTGCTGATCAACTTATTGAAAGCGGTGCCGTAAAAATTAACGGAAAAGTGGTAACCCGTTTGGGAACCAAAGTGCTGCCCGGCGATAAGGTGGAATTTGGCGGTGAAACGCTCCGCGAAGAAAAACATCGTTACCTCTTATTGAACAAACCGAAAGGTTATCTGACCACCTCCGATGATCCTTTTAATCGCCGTACGGTGATGCACCTGGTAGAAAAGGCTTGTCCCGAACGGATTTATCCGGTAGGACGTCTCGACCGGAACACGATGGGGCTTTTGCTTTTTACCAACGATGGAGAGTTGGCTAAAAAACTGATGCATCCCAAACATAATGTCAAAAAAATCTATCACGTTTACCTGGATAAAAACCTGACCAAAAATGATATGCTCCGGATTGCCGAAGGATTGGAGCTGGAAGATGGAAAGATTATTCCCGATAGTATTGCTTACGTGGCCGGTGCCGACGACAAAAAACAGATTGGTATTGAATTACATTCGGGTAAAAACCGTATTGTCCGTCGTATTTTTGAACATCTCGGTTATCAGGTCATTAAACTCGACCGGGTTTTTCTGGCCGGTCTGACCAAAAAAGATTTGCCCCGCGGAAAATGGCGGTTTCTGACACAGAAAGAGATCAATATGCTGAAGCGGCTCGGATAAAATTCCGGAATTATACGGTTTGAATCGTAACCGCCGGATTGTCTTTTATTTCTTCGTAAAAATGGGCTTCCGTAACATTTACCCACGGAATAAACCAAAGGAAACCAATGCCCAATGTGAGCAAACATAAAATGGCACCGAGGAAAAATAACATCAGCAGCCCGAAATATTTCCACTTGTAGCCTTTCATCATTTGTTTGCTTTTATCCAAAGCATCTGTCGGTTTAATGTTCGGATCATCAGCCAGAACATAAAAGGTCATGGAGTAGGAAATGGCGGCAATAATTCCCGGAATGATCAAAAGCAGTGACCAGGCAAAAACAATGAGTATAAGTAAAAGATAGGTAACCAGAGAACGTTTAAAGTCTTTGAACCCTTCGAATACTTCTTCAAAGCGTGGTTCCCGGTCTCGTACGAATGACAGTGAAAAAATACTGGTTCCCAGTGAAAAAGGGCCGCCAACAGCCAAAGCGGCTAAATAAGGAATAAGTCCTGACAGGTTGCCGGCATCTTTGCCGATAGATTGCAGACCGCCCTGAATAATGGTGACGACCAAAAAGGCACCAATAGCCAATCCCCATCTGCCTTTGATCGACAGCCGGGCTTTTTCAATTAAATCCATGTTTGAAGAAATCATACCATGTAGGGTTTTAAAGGTTTGGTGTAAAATTACAGTTTTTTTTGAGAAAAACGATTTGATGATTTTTTTACATCTTTCCAAAAAAACGGGTCAGCCGGTGGTCATCGTTTGGCGAAATAATAGGTGTGATATGGTTTTTGCGGCAAAAATCCAGGGTGATTTGTTCAAAAAGAACATCGTCCTTTTCAGAGAGAATAATTTTACAGGGAGAACAAGAGGTAATGACGTACGCTTCCTGAAGAAATTTTTTTGAGAAAAGCGGATCTCGCGGTTGTCTGAACGGGTCGATCACCAGGCTGTAAAGTACTTTTGGGAGCGGAAACTGGCAGGCGACCAAAGCCCCGGTGGAAGAAGCATGGATTTCAGAAACCGGATTTTCTTCCAGAATTTTTGCTGCTGCGGTGATCCATTGCGTTAGTCCCTTATCGTAATCGGGAAGCAGAGCCAGAACATTCCAGCCCCTTTTTTGCCGCAGGGTTTCGGCTTTGCCTCCTTTCGAGCCGTAGCCGCCGATAAATAAAATGGTTTT
The sequence above is drawn from the Candidatus Sulfidibacterium hydrothermale genome and encodes:
- the asnS gene encoding asparagine--tRNA ligase, producing the protein MKRTEIKYLLERTDFGEIVNVKGWVRTKRASKNVAFIALNDGSTIKNVQIVVEVNDVFEKILERIHTGAALSVDGVLAESLGSGQKVEIQAKEITVLGEADPNEYPLQPKKHSLEFLREKAHLRFRTNTFSAIARIRHAMIFAIHQFFNERNFYNIHTPIITGSDAEGAGEMFQVTTLNLENVPKTEDGKVDYKKDFFGKPANLTVSGQLEGELAALALSKIYTFGPTFRAENSNTTRHLAEFWMIEPEMAFYDLDDNMDLAEEMLKYVIRYALDHCMDDLQFLSKRQQEEEKNKKQNERSMELIEKLNFILAEPFVRLSYTEAIRILMNSKPNKKKRFQYVIEAWGADLQSEHERYLVEKHFKRPVILTDYPADIKAFYMKQNEDGKTVRAMDVLFPQIGEIIGGSQREEDYNKLYDRIKALNIPESSMWWYLETRKFGSVPHSGFGLGFERLILFLTGMSNIRDVIPFPRTPQNLEF
- a CDS encoding DUF975 family protein, yielding MISSNMDLIEKARLSIKGRWGLAIGAFLVVTIIQGGLQSIGKDAGNLSGLIPYLAALAVGGPFSLGTSIFSLSFVRDREPRFEEVFEGFKDFKRSLVTYLLLILIVFAWSLLLIIPGIIAAISYSMTFYVLADDPNIKPTDALDKSKQMMKGYKWKYFGLLMLFFLGAILCLLTLGIGFLWFIPWVNVTEAHFYEEIKDNPAVTIQTV
- a CDS encoding universal stress protein, whose product is MNKEFITLATLTYMRAQLLCARLEEEKIACFMTHVNRIKEGPGGVEIIIRSKDAAKAFSIRDDFLKAYGSEKQPAINFMRIARRILVPFDFTLHAENAAFYALKIAAKMKADIQLLHVYFDPGIIPFSQFESFSLPLFPDDTEKEMEKETAEKLEAFSQKLQKILKQHHVKGVNVFYDLVKGSTVSNILSYIKIYKPGVVIMGTRGSELERFRSFGSVTAKIMKKAAVPVLAVPKDYRSDDLKPPQKVLYATDLDSSDYWALSKLSTFVKPFGAKIFCLHVSEEIEKSEEVYLHKLKKFLQETLHVEKLECGLLECLDPQLGLEDFIKEKKIDLVVMTTRQRNLITRFYTPGVTQKFLFQTSIPLMVFHALQ
- a CDS encoding pseudouridine synthase; amino-acid sequence: MKKRKERYSKEKQTGPSKKRTFRKVSKKNFPAAEKTTEGIRLNKYLANAGVASRRAADQLIESGAVKINGKVVTRLGTKVLPGDKVEFGGETLREEKHRYLLLNKPKGYLTTSDDPFNRRTVMHLVEKACPERIYPVGRLDRNTMGLLLFTNDGELAKKLMHPKHNVKKIYHVYLDKNLTKNDMLRIAEGLELEDGKIIPDSIAYVAGADDKKQIGIELHSGKNRIVRRIFEHLGYQVIKLDRVFLAGLTKKDLPRGKWRFLTQKEINMLKRLG